CAATGCCGATAATCGTTGGTGACATAAAGCCCACTTGTAGGGTAAACATCGCACCACCGATTGCAGAGACAACCGCTGCAAAACAGAAGATGAACACTTTGTACATTGCAACGTCATAACCCGAGAAACGTACACGTTCTTCTTTGTCACGCATTGCAGAGAGGAGACGACCGAGTTTAGAACTGAGGACAAAACGACTAATCATGATCACTGCAATTAACAGTAGGGCATTGATGTAGTAAAGCACGTATTTTGCTTCGTCTGTACGGATGTCCCAGCCATGTAATGTTTTAAGGTCTGTAATCCCGTTAATACCGCCTGTGAAACCTTGTTGACCAATAATCAGAATCGTCAATATGGCTACGATCGCTTGCATAATGATTGAGAAGTAGACATCACCAACACGGCGGGTAAACATCGCAAAACCAATGATAAAGGCAAGCAAAATAGGAATAATAATGATGGCAAACAGGGTGAAGCCAAAGCTATGGAAGGGTTCCCAAAACATTGGCAGACTGGTGATTTGGTTCCAGTCCATAAAGTCTGGAATACCCGGTGTGGTTTGTGCTGCCGTACTTTGCATGTCTGAAGCTTCTAGCTTTAAGAACATAGCCATACAGTAGCCACCGATCCCGAAGAAGATCCCTTGACCTAAACTTAAGATACCGCCATGCCCCCAGCAGAGTACAAGACCAATTGCCACGAAAGCGAAAGTTAAATATTTACCCATCAAATTCAGACGGAAAATATCTAAGAACATTGGCATCACCAGAAGGATGAGAACTGCCAGAATCGCAAGTCCAATTGCTCCTTCTTTACCACCAAAAAATGCATTTGCTAAATTTTTCATTGTATCTCTCCTGAATCCTATTTACGAACTTTGATTGAGAAGAGACCTTGAGGACGTAACATCAAGATGATGATCACAGTCGCCAAAGTAATCACTTTTGCTACAGAACCTGAGAGGAAGAACTCCAATACTGATTGTGCTTGCGCGATACTGAATGCCGATGCCACAGTACCCAATAAACTTGCTGCGCCACCAAAGACCACAACTAAGAAGGTATCTACGATATAAAGTGAGCCTGCAGTTGGACCTGTAGAACCGATTGTTGTGAATGCTGCACCCGCGATCCCAGCAAGGCCACAACCCAGTGCAAAAGTCAGACTATCTACACGTTTGGTATTGATCCCCACCGCGCCACTCATAAAGCGGTTTTGGTTGGTTGCACGCAGTTGTAAACCCCAACGAGAGCGATAAATCAGGAAGTAAACGAAAGCTGTTACTGTGAGTGTTACACCCACTAAGAACAAACCGTTAATTGGAATATCAATAGTTTCAGTCGGTTGGTACGAACCCATCAGCCAATCTGGCAGGGTAGGGCTGACTTCTTTAGGACCAAAGATTGAACGGAAAAGCTGTTGCATGATGAGACTTAAGCCCCATGTTGCAAGGAGCGTATCAAGTGGCCGTTGATAGAGCCGACTGATCATCAGCCGTTCGACCATGTAGCCAATAATGCCTGCAGTGAGGA
This window of the Acinetobacter sp. NCu2D-2 genome carries:
- the urtC gene encoding urea ABC transporter permease subunit UrtC; its protein translation is MKNLANAFFGGKEGAIGLAILAVLILLVMPMFLDIFRLNLMGKYLTFAFVAIGLVLCWGHGGILSLGQGIFFGIGGYCMAMFLKLEASDMQSTAAQTTPGIPDFMDWNQITSLPMFWEPFHSFGFTLFAIIIIPILLAFIIGFAMFTRRVGDVYFSIIMQAIVAILTILIIGQQGFTGGINGITDLKTLHGWDIRTDEAKYVLYYINALLLIAVIMISRFVLSSKLGRLLSAMRDKEERVRFSGYDVAMYKVFIFCFAAVVSAIGGAMFTLQVGFMSPTIIGIVPSIEMVILAAVGGRLSLIGAVYGAVLVNLGKTYFSEAFPELWLFLLGGLFIFVVMFLPNGLAGVYEKYVRPIFLKKKVADKPTPPPANDPEDIQDPVVEGGVK
- the urtB gene encoding urea ABC transporter permease subunit UrtB, with protein sequence MDISFAEFGAIFAMQGFNGLSVFCVLLLMALGLAIIFGQMGVINMAHGEFLTIGAYTTFFISTLTESLFPQLLPYYFLIAIIAAFLTAGIIGYMVERLMISRLYQRPLDTLLATWGLSLIMQQLFRSIFGPKEVSPTLPDWLMGSYQPTETIDIPINGLFLVGVTLTVTAFVYFLIYRSRWGLQLRATNQNRFMSGAVGINTKRVDSLTFALGCGLAGIAGAAFTTIGSTGPTAGSLYIVDTFLVVVFGGAASLLGTVASAFSIAQAQSVLEFFLSGSVAKVITLATVIIILMLRPQGLFSIKVRK